In a genomic window of Curtobacterium flaccumfaciens pv. betae:
- a CDS encoding MFS transporter, whose amino-acid sequence MTAPSTTTAPRLAPLYAAGFVTAFGANGIAAAVGGEHLELGLTLAWLGLFLALYDVAELVLKPVFGALSDRIGPRPVIVGGLVIFAAASLIGVFGTGPFWLGLARLLQGAGASAFSPASSAAVARLVPAHRRGTYFGRYGSWKGLGYAGGPVIGALVVQFGSTQWLFGILVVMALATAVAVLVAVEPIVPLPRQRATLAVMVRAATERQFLIPVVVLAVGSAAIGALTGMLPALGTEVGIPLLVSTLAVAVLAVTSSLVQPVAGRLHDAGRLGTGVAGVAGTAAVAAAFLVVAVAPSAVAVFIAALLAGAGVATLTPVAFAHLAGTTPPERLGRTMGSAELGRETGDAVGPLVVGGVGSAIGLPFGFAAFAVVALVGTLVASRLPSKAAAARDA is encoded by the coding sequence GTGACCGCCCCGTCGACGACCACCGCCCCTCGGCTCGCTCCGCTGTACGCCGCGGGGTTCGTGACCGCCTTCGGGGCGAACGGCATCGCCGCGGCGGTCGGTGGCGAGCACCTCGAACTCGGCCTGACGCTCGCGTGGCTGGGGCTCTTCCTGGCGCTCTACGACGTCGCCGAACTCGTCCTCAAGCCGGTCTTCGGCGCACTGTCCGACCGCATCGGCCCGCGACCGGTGATCGTCGGCGGACTCGTCATCTTCGCGGCAGCTTCACTGATCGGCGTGTTCGGGACCGGACCGTTCTGGCTCGGCCTCGCGCGTCTGCTGCAGGGTGCCGGCGCCTCCGCGTTCTCGCCGGCATCGTCCGCCGCGGTCGCCCGCCTCGTTCCGGCGCACCGTCGCGGGACGTACTTCGGTCGGTACGGCTCGTGGAAGGGTCTCGGCTACGCCGGGGGACCGGTCATCGGTGCACTCGTGGTGCAGTTCGGCAGCACGCAGTGGCTCTTCGGGATCCTCGTCGTGATGGCTCTCGCGACGGCGGTGGCGGTGCTCGTCGCCGTCGAGCCGATCGTGCCCCTGCCCCGGCAGCGGGCCACGCTCGCCGTGATGGTCCGAGCGGCCACGGAGCGCCAGTTCCTGATCCCGGTCGTCGTCCTGGCAGTCGGCAGCGCTGCGATCGGCGCGCTGACCGGGATGCTCCCGGCGCTCGGTACCGAGGTCGGCATCCCGCTCCTGGTGTCGACGCTCGCGGTCGCCGTCCTCGCGGTGACGTCGTCGCTCGTGCAGCCCGTCGCCGGTCGACTGCACGACGCCGGGCGTCTCGGCACCGGGGTGGCGGGTGTGGCCGGGACGGCCGCGGTGGCCGCTGCGTTCCTGGTGGTCGCCGTCGCACCCTCGGCGGTGGCCGTCTTCATCGCGGCCCTGCTCGCCGGAGCCGGTGTCGCCACGCTGACACCCGTCGCGTTCGCGCACCTCGCCGGCACGACACCGCCCGAGCGGCTCGGGCGGACCATGGGCTCAGCGGAGCTCGGGCGTGAGACCGGGGACGCCGTCGGACCACTCGTCGTCGGTGGTGTCGGCAGCGCGATCGGGCTGCCGTTCGGGTTCGCGGCCTTCGCGGTGGTGGCGCTCGTCGGGACGCTCGTGGCATCGCGGTTACCGTCGAAGGCGGCCGCAGCACGGGACGCGTAG
- a CDS encoding BLUF domain-containing protein gives MRSLVYTSTQTRPITDSELAQILAVGREKNTRLGVTGMLAHRDDNCIGIIEGEDDVVRERFDQVRADPRHTNVRVLLDEPITQRSFPDWSMAFQSLDPLMHDVPGFSDLFSPGRPTDLAFGASRARALLDWFRKHPLAPLTNQNAADEEVPRTRAINGAIAVLHDGGLSRFSLEGVASRSGMRQAEILELFPSEHALLAAAVMRWTRAVSAPLLPLAGEKGTVAFLHALLSAHAEDPSLMRLIAATLAISTDPSTDGADYYRSAYLQFRETVRTALQEDVRSGREPATMDPIRGAQQLLALYDGIRLQALLTPDTDVVDAFDRAAARMRRGWSEQYEETTVWDISAPVGD, from the coding sequence ATGCGATCGCTCGTCTACACCAGCACCCAGACCCGTCCGATCACGGATTCCGAACTCGCCCAGATCCTGGCGGTCGGTCGCGAGAAGAACACCCGGCTCGGCGTCACCGGCATGCTCGCGCACCGCGACGACAACTGCATCGGGATCATCGAGGGCGAGGACGACGTCGTCCGGGAGCGCTTCGACCAGGTCCGAGCCGACCCGCGACACACGAACGTCCGGGTGCTGCTCGACGAGCCGATCACACAGCGCTCGTTCCCGGACTGGTCGATGGCGTTCCAGTCCCTCGACCCGCTGATGCACGACGTTCCGGGGTTCAGCGACCTGTTCAGCCCGGGTCGCCCGACCGACCTGGCGTTCGGGGCCTCCCGCGCTCGCGCACTCCTGGACTGGTTCCGCAAGCACCCGCTGGCACCACTGACGAACCAGAACGCCGCGGACGAGGAAGTCCCGCGCACGCGGGCGATCAACGGTGCGATCGCCGTCCTCCACGACGGCGGACTCTCACGCTTCTCGCTCGAGGGCGTCGCGTCCCGGTCGGGGATGCGGCAGGCCGAGATCCTCGAGCTCTTCCCCTCCGAGCACGCACTGCTGGCCGCCGCGGTGATGCGGTGGACCCGCGCGGTGTCGGCACCGCTGCTGCCGCTCGCCGGTGAGAAGGGCACGGTCGCGTTCCTGCACGCGCTGCTCTCCGCCCACGCCGAGGACCCGTCCCTCATGCGCCTGATCGCCGCGACTCTCGCCATCTCGACCGACCCGTCGACGGACGGCGCCGACTACTACCGGTCCGCGTACCTGCAGTTCCGCGAGACCGTGCGCACCGCGCTGCAGGAGGACGTGCGCTCCGGCCGCGAACCGGCGACGATGGACCCGATCCGCGGGGCGCAGCAGCTGCTCGCCCTCTACGACGGCATCCGCCTGCAGGCGCTGCTGACGCCGGACACCGACGTCGTCGACGCGTTCGACCGTGCCGCCGCACGAATGCGCCGCGGCTGGTCCGAGCAGTACGAGGAGACCACCGTGTGGGACATCTCCGCGCCGGTGGGGGACTGA
- a CDS encoding GNAT family N-acetyltransferase, producing MGNDDDVSTLIRPATPADADAIAHVHTVSWRETYGRFVDDPDTSPWFDAGRRVDMWRSTLAIPGARGVVQVALDSTGVVGFAAAQSTPEPDAVRPEELTTLYVLARAHGTGAGQTLLDTVLADRPASLWVAADNPRAHAFYRRNGFAPDGAESAFGPIPRTVRLVR from the coding sequence GTGGGGAACGATGACGACGTCTCGACGCTGATCCGGCCGGCGACGCCCGCCGATGCGGATGCGATCGCCCACGTGCACACGGTGTCGTGGCGAGAGACGTACGGTCGGTTCGTCGACGACCCGGACACGAGCCCGTGGTTCGACGCGGGTCGCCGGGTCGACATGTGGCGGTCGACGCTCGCGATTCCTGGCGCCCGAGGAGTCGTCCAGGTCGCCCTGGACAGCACCGGTGTCGTGGGGTTCGCCGCGGCGCAGTCGACTCCCGAGCCGGATGCCGTCCGCCCCGAGGAGCTGACGACGCTCTACGTCCTGGCCCGTGCGCACGGGACCGGAGCAGGCCAGACACTCCTCGACACCGTGCTCGCCGATCGTCCGGCGTCGCTGTGGGTGGCCGCGGACAACCCGCGGGCGCACGCCTTCTACCGGCGGAACGGGTTCGCACCCGACGGTGCCGAGTCGGCGTTCGGACCGATCCCCCGGACCGTGCGTCTGGTGCGTTGA
- a CDS encoding DUF4190 domain-containing protein yields MTDLAPDQTAPSAPAFVAPIGGLVVGFIVRRDVRLTGERGDGIAFAAILIGATLTMFGIIVPLFLGGAGFFDLDLQL; encoded by the coding sequence GTGACCGACCTCGCTCCTGACCAGACCGCGCCGAGCGCCCCCGCGTTCGTGGCACCGATCGGCGGTCTCGTCGTCGGGTTCATCGTGCGGCGCGACGTGCGACTGACCGGTGAGCGGGGCGACGGCATCGCGTTCGCGGCGATCCTGATCGGGGCGACGCTGACGATGTTCGGGATCATCGTGCCGCTGTTCCTCGGCGGTGCGGGGTTCTTCGACCTGGACCTCCAGCTCTGA
- a CDS encoding DUF1345 domain-containing protein, whose product MNDRILSTRRALVIAGIGVLVGVALTFTGAPSLGPLAAWCTAGLIALVQVWHKCWRQDADGTERLAREESETRVSDNALIVACFASLAAVVLALSEASQARDPASVAAVILGVLGTMVAWALVNTVYALKYARMFFLDHRGGGFDVKQDGRPTYSDFAYFAFTIGMSYAAPEVEPDDSETRRKALPHALLSYFFGTVLIAVAINLVTNLGQG is encoded by the coding sequence ATGAACGACCGGATACTCTCCACGCGCCGGGCGCTCGTCATCGCGGGGATCGGGGTCCTGGTCGGGGTCGCGTTGACCTTCACCGGGGCTCCGTCCCTCGGGCCGCTCGCGGCCTGGTGCACGGCGGGCCTGATCGCGCTGGTCCAGGTCTGGCACAAGTGCTGGCGCCAGGACGCCGACGGCACCGAGCGTCTCGCACGCGAGGAGTCCGAGACACGGGTCAGTGACAACGCGCTCATCGTGGCCTGTTTCGCGAGTCTCGCCGCCGTCGTCCTGGCGCTGAGCGAAGCCAGCCAGGCGCGAGATCCGGCCTCGGTCGCGGCGGTCATCCTGGGTGTGCTCGGCACGATGGTGGCGTGGGCGCTGGTCAACACGGTCTACGCCTTGAAGTACGCCCGGATGTTCTTCCTCGACCACCGGGGCGGTGGGTTCGACGTCAAGCAGGACGGGCGGCCGACCTACAGCGACTTCGCCTACTTCGCCTTCACGATCGGCATGTCGTACGCGGCACCAGAGGTCGAGCCGGATGACAGCGAGACCCGGCGGAAGGCGTTGCCGCACGCGCTGCTGTCGTACTTCTTCGGGACGGTGCTGATCGCGGTCGCCATCAACCTCGTGACGAACCTCGGTCAGGGGTGA
- a CDS encoding zinc-dependent alcohol dehydrogenase: MKALCWTGVNETAVETVEDPKILNDHDVILKVRLSTTCGSDLHLLGGYIPTMRSGDVLGHEFMGEVVETGSAVTKHKVGDRVVVCSFIACGQCWYCTHGQFSLCDNGNPNPGLTEAMWGSSIGGCFAYSHALGGFAGSHAEYVRVPYADQGAFTVPDGVSDTAALFASDAAPTGWTGADLAGITPGDTVAVWGAGGVGQMAARAAMLLGAEQVIVIDRLPERLRQVREHIGAETLDYTSDAVLPELKERTGGRGPDICIEAVGMEAHGTGPLYLYDQAKQQLRLQTDRPTALREAIYACRKGGSLFSLGVFGGLVDKFPFGAIMNKGMTVRGAQQHGHRYIPMILDRIAAGEISTEHLATHVMPLSQGPRGYEMFKNKDDGCVRAVFTPGV; the protein is encoded by the coding sequence GTGAAGGCGCTCTGTTGGACCGGGGTCAACGAGACCGCGGTGGAGACGGTGGAGGACCCGAAGATCCTCAACGATCACGACGTGATCCTGAAGGTGCGTCTGAGCACCACCTGCGGCTCGGACCTGCACCTGCTCGGCGGGTACATCCCGACCATGCGATCCGGTGACGTCCTGGGGCACGAGTTCATGGGCGAGGTCGTCGAGACGGGATCGGCCGTCACGAAGCACAAGGTGGGCGACCGGGTCGTCGTCTGCTCGTTCATCGCCTGCGGGCAGTGCTGGTACTGCACCCACGGGCAGTTCTCACTCTGCGACAACGGCAACCCGAACCCGGGCTTGACCGAGGCGATGTGGGGGTCGTCGATCGGCGGCTGCTTCGCCTACAGCCACGCGCTCGGCGGGTTCGCGGGCAGCCACGCCGAGTACGTCCGCGTGCCCTACGCCGACCAGGGGGCGTTCACGGTCCCCGACGGCGTGTCCGACACGGCCGCCCTGTTCGCCTCCGACGCCGCACCCACGGGGTGGACCGGAGCCGACCTGGCCGGGATCACACCGGGTGACACCGTCGCAGTGTGGGGCGCCGGTGGTGTGGGCCAGATGGCCGCTCGTGCGGCGATGCTGCTCGGCGCCGAGCAGGTGATCGTGATCGACCGTCTGCCCGAACGGCTGCGACAGGTGCGCGAGCACATCGGTGCCGAGACGCTCGACTACACGAGCGACGCCGTGCTCCCGGAACTCAAGGAACGCACCGGCGGTCGGGGTCCCGACATCTGCATCGAGGCCGTCGGCATGGAAGCGCACGGCACCGGACCGCTGTACCTGTACGACCAGGCCAAGCAGCAGCTGCGGTTGCAGACCGACCGGCCGACCGCCCTGCGCGAGGCGATCTACGCGTGCCGGAAGGGCGGCAGCCTGTTCTCGCTCGGGGTCTTCGGTGGGCTCGTCGACAAGTTCCCGTTCGGCGCGATCATGAACAAGGGCATGACGGTCCGCGGTGCGCAGCAGCACGGGCACCGCTACATCCCGATGATCCTCGACCGCATCGCCGCGGGAGAGATCAGCACCGAGCACCTCGCCACGCACGTGATGCCACTGTCGCAAGGGCCGCGCGGGTACGAGATGTTCAAGAACAAGGACGACGGCTGCGTCCGCGCCGTCTTCACCCCCGGCGTGTGA
- a CDS encoding catalase has product MTDVSSQPPAEGDDRRILTNRQGHPVYDNQNQRTVGARGPATLENYQFLEKISHFDRERIPERVVHARGAVAFGYFEATGAWGDEPIAQYTRAKLFQEPGKRTDLAIRFSTVIGGRDSSEAARDPRGFAVKFYTEDGNWDLVGNNLGVFFIRDAIKFPDVIHSLKPDPVTFRQEPARIFDFMSQTPESMHMLVNLFSPRGIPANYRTQQGFGVNTYKWVNADGDTKLVKYHWIPSVGVSSMTEADAAAVQAGDLGHASKDLYEAIERGEYPEWELRVQLMDDHEHPELDFDPLDDTKVWPENEFPPKPVGKMVLNRNVTNHFAENEQLSFGTGVLVDGLDFSDDKMLVGRTFSYSDTQRYRVGPNYLQLPVNAPKNGAVATNQRDGQMAYHQDHGGENPHVNYEPSITGGLREAEYPTHDDQGPEIVGRLTRKRIPRTNDYTQAGQRYLLLQDWERDDLVANFVDLISQAARPVQERMLWHFYMVEDDLGRRVGEGLGITLDEVKDLPPLQSQTLSDDELARLANLGHNGSRDVEGLMMTHCVPDERAVRV; this is encoded by the coding sequence ATGACCGACGTCTCCAGCCAACCGCCCGCCGAGGGCGACGACCGCCGCATCCTGACGAACCGCCAGGGCCACCCCGTGTACGACAACCAGAACCAGCGCACCGTCGGAGCCCGTGGCCCGGCGACGCTCGAGAACTACCAGTTCCTCGAGAAGATCAGCCACTTCGACCGCGAACGGATCCCGGAGCGGGTCGTGCACGCCCGCGGTGCGGTCGCCTTCGGGTACTTCGAGGCCACCGGCGCGTGGGGTGACGAACCAATCGCGCAGTACACCCGCGCGAAGCTGTTCCAGGAGCCGGGCAAGCGCACCGACCTGGCGATCCGGTTCTCCACCGTGATCGGCGGCCGTGACTCCTCCGAGGCCGCCCGCGACCCGCGCGGCTTCGCCGTGAAGTTCTACACCGAGGACGGCAACTGGGACCTCGTCGGCAACAACCTCGGCGTCTTCTTCATCCGCGACGCCATCAAGTTCCCCGACGTCATCCACTCCCTCAAGCCCGACCCCGTGACCTTCCGGCAGGAGCCGGCGCGCATCTTCGACTTCATGTCGCAGACCCCCGAGTCGATGCACATGCTCGTCAACCTGTTCAGCCCACGCGGCATCCCCGCGAACTACCGCACCCAGCAGGGCTTCGGCGTGAACACCTACAAGTGGGTGAACGCAGACGGTGACACCAAGCTCGTCAAGTACCACTGGATCCCGTCGGTGGGTGTGTCGTCGATGACCGAGGCCGACGCCGCAGCCGTGCAGGCCGGCGACCTCGGGCACGCGTCGAAGGACCTGTACGAGGCGATCGAGCGTGGTGAGTACCCCGAGTGGGAGCTCCGTGTGCAGCTCATGGACGACCACGAGCACCCGGAGCTCGACTTCGACCCGCTCGACGACACGAAGGTGTGGCCGGAGAACGAGTTCCCGCCGAAGCCCGTCGGCAAGATGGTCCTGAACCGCAACGTCACGAACCACTTCGCCGAGAACGAGCAGCTGTCCTTCGGCACCGGCGTGCTCGTCGACGGCCTGGACTTCTCCGACGACAAGATGCTCGTCGGCCGCACGTTCTCGTACTCGGACACGCAGCGCTACCGCGTCGGCCCGAACTACCTGCAGCTGCCGGTGAACGCCCCGAAGAACGGCGCCGTCGCGACCAACCAGCGCGACGGACAGATGGCGTACCACCAGGACCACGGCGGCGAGAACCCGCACGTCAACTACGAGCCGTCGATCACCGGCGGCCTGCGCGAGGCGGAGTACCCGACCCACGACGACCAGGGACCGGAGATCGTCGGGCGGCTCACCCGCAAGCGGATCCCCCGGACGAACGACTACACCCAGGCCGGCCAGCGGTACCTGCTCCTGCAGGACTGGGAGCGCGACGACCTCGTCGCGAACTTCGTCGACCTCATCTCGCAGGCGGCCCGTCCGGTGCAGGAGCGCATGCTCTGGCACTTCTACATGGTCGAGGACGACCTGGGTCGTCGTGTCGGCGAAGGGCTCGGCATCACCCTCGACGAGGTCAAGGACCTGCCCCCGCTGCAGTCACAGACGCTCAGCGACGACGAGCTCGCCCGCCTGGCGAACCTCGGCCACAACGGCTCCCGCGACGTCGAGGGCCTGATGATGACGCACTGCGTCCCCGACGAACGCGCCGTGCGCGTCTGA
- a CDS encoding HpcH/HpaI aldolase family protein gives MPALGDGRADGVWCTLGEPRTTAQIAQNGFAWLGLDAQHGAFDDATLLATMPALAAVAPQVPVAVRVAEGSNAAIGRALDLGADIVVVPMIETVEQAEHAVRAAHYPPRGRRSWGPMAGLWGGVAPSAAAADPEVWVMLETPEGLGAAEEIVAVPSVSAVFVGPFDLSIGLGIELDALLHGDGALPAIVAAARRAGKHTGAFAGDLARAERLRALGFDRVAVVTDGTLLAHGAAAVLGAAATGRTSY, from the coding sequence GTGCCAGCACTCGGAGACGGCCGCGCCGACGGTGTGTGGTGCACCCTCGGCGAACCCCGCACCACCGCGCAGATCGCGCAGAACGGGTTCGCCTGGCTCGGCCTCGACGCCCAGCACGGCGCCTTCGACGACGCCACGCTCCTGGCGACGATGCCGGCGCTCGCCGCGGTCGCACCGCAGGTCCCCGTCGCCGTCCGGGTCGCCGAGGGCTCGAACGCGGCGATCGGCCGTGCGCTCGACCTCGGCGCCGACATCGTGGTCGTCCCGATGATCGAGACCGTCGAGCAGGCTGAGCACGCCGTCCGTGCCGCGCACTACCCACCGCGGGGCCGACGGAGCTGGGGGCCGATGGCGGGACTCTGGGGCGGCGTGGCACCGTCCGCCGCCGCTGCCGACCCCGAGGTGTGGGTGATGCTCGAGACACCCGAGGGTCTCGGTGCCGCCGAGGAGATCGTGGCGGTCCCGAGCGTCTCGGCGGTGTTCGTCGGCCCCTTCGACCTGTCGATCGGACTGGGCATCGAGTTGGACGCACTGCTGCACGGCGACGGCGCACTCCCCGCGATCGTCGCCGCAGCCCGCCGCGCGGGCAAGCACACCGGCGCCTTCGCCGGCGACCTGGCCCGCGCCGAACGGCTCCGCGCGCTCGGGTTCGACCGCGTCGCCGTCGTCACCGACGGGACCCTGCTCGCCCACGGTGCGGCCGCGGTGCTCGGTGCCGCAGCCACCGGTCGCACCTCGTACTGA
- a CDS encoding HdeD family acid-resistance protein: MHDEGGVDLRTGSRPPGGDGIRWAFGIVGAVGVLAGLAAIVLPHATLFAVSWVFGIYLVVSGAALVVRGFQVHPRVWWRQAGLVVFGALVVAGGVVAIVFPPIGARWVALLLGFAWILEGIALVYAPWVGRRPLTVVLAVLSVLSGILVMNLPGLGALVTVAAVGSVLIVFGVVQLVVAFSWPRPEEERAGVPIPSP, encoded by the coding sequence ATGCATGACGAAGGTGGCGTCGATCTGCGGACGGGATCGCGCCCGCCAGGCGGCGACGGAATCCGGTGGGCGTTCGGGATCGTCGGCGCGGTGGGCGTGCTCGCCGGACTGGCTGCGATCGTCCTGCCCCACGCGACGCTGTTCGCTGTGTCGTGGGTCTTCGGGATCTACCTGGTCGTGTCGGGAGCGGCGCTGGTCGTCCGGGGGTTCCAGGTGCACCCTCGGGTCTGGTGGCGTCAGGCCGGGCTGGTGGTCTTCGGGGCGCTCGTGGTCGCCGGCGGCGTCGTCGCGATCGTGTTCCCGCCGATCGGGGCGCGGTGGGTGGCGCTGCTGCTCGGGTTCGCCTGGATCCTCGAGGGCATCGCGCTCGTCTACGCCCCGTGGGTGGGCCGCCGGCCGTTGACCGTGGTGCTCGCCGTGCTCAGTGTGCTGAGCGGCATCCTGGTGATGAACCTGCCAGGTCTCGGCGCCCTGGTGACGGTGGCCGCGGTGGGGAGCGTGCTCATCGTGTTCGGTGTCGTCCAGCTCGTCGTCGCGTTCAGCTGGCCGCGTCCGGAGGAGGAGCGGGCCGGCGTTCCGATCCCCAGCCCCTGA
- a CDS encoding DUF6510 family protein — protein MVVVDGNALAGTLADSLGPEPTVVALRCAGCGSLGVLGQTTVHRSAMGSVARCRGCDTVLVTVVESGARRWVGLPGARTMSASIPDGIE, from the coding sequence ATGGTCGTCGTGGACGGCAACGCGCTGGCGGGGACGCTGGCCGACAGCCTGGGACCCGAACCGACCGTGGTCGCCCTGCGCTGCGCCGGGTGCGGTTCGCTCGGGGTGCTCGGGCAGACCACCGTCCACCGCTCCGCGATGGGGTCGGTGGCGCGCTGCCGAGGGTGCGACACGGTGCTCGTCACGGTCGTCGAGTCCGGAGCCCGGCGGTGGGTGGGGTTGCCCGGCGCCCGCACGATGTCGGCGTCGATACCGGACGGCATCGAGTAG
- a CDS encoding ferredoxin reductase has translation MTLPDTGLEARITPVARPATRRRPAWHAATVASVGRETTNARRIVLDVPTWPGNDPGQHLDLRLTAEDGYQAQRSYSIASAGPATDVVLAVDRVDGGEVSPFLVDAVEVGDALEVHGPLGGWFVWRPGESTRPVQLIAGGSGIVPLVAMVTAHAEADDLAPFRLLAAVRTPDDVFFRAELDQALASRAPLEVTHVYSRTAPPGSSVPAGRLTRDALAAAVFPPDAGALVYVCGSTPFVEQVLRWLTELGHDTSDVRAERFGGN, from the coding sequence GTGACGCTCCCCGACACCGGCCTGGAGGCACGGATCACCCCCGTCGCTCGTCCCGCCACGCGCAGGCGGCCGGCCTGGCACGCCGCCACCGTCGCGTCCGTCGGCCGCGAGACGACGAACGCGCGCCGGATCGTCCTCGACGTCCCCACCTGGCCGGGCAACGACCCCGGGCAGCACCTGGACCTGCGGCTGACCGCCGAGGACGGCTACCAGGCACAGCGCTCGTACTCCATCGCGTCGGCCGGCCCCGCGACCGACGTCGTGCTCGCGGTCGACCGGGTGGACGGCGGCGAGGTCTCCCCGTTCCTCGTCGACGCCGTCGAGGTCGGCGATGCGCTCGAGGTCCACGGCCCCTTGGGCGGCTGGTTCGTCTGGCGGCCGGGTGAGTCCACCCGTCCGGTGCAGCTCATCGCCGGCGGCTCCGGCATCGTGCCGCTCGTCGCGATGGTGACCGCCCACGCCGAGGCGGACGACCTGGCGCCCTTCCGGCTCCTCGCGGCCGTCCGCACACCGGACGACGTGTTCTTCCGTGCGGAACTCGACCAGGCGCTCGCGAGCCGCGCACCGCTCGAGGTGACCCACGTGTACAGCCGCACCGCGCCTCCAGGCTCGTCCGTGCCGGCCGGTCGGCTGACGCGGGACGCGCTCGCTGCCGCGGTGTTCCCGCCGGACGCGGGTGCCCTGGTCTACGTGTGCGGGTCGACGCCGTTCGTCGAGCAGGTGCTGCGCTGGCTCACCGAGCTCGGGCACGACACGAGTGACGTCCGTGCCGAACGGTTCGGGGGCAACTGA
- a CDS encoding molybdopterin-dependent oxidoreductase has protein sequence MATFTRGFGGRRDDRDDTRIPPGQTLVRDWPVLSAGATPDIEPTDWAFSIRTESGLHQWTWDEVHALGVEDVTVDIHCVTHWTKLDMPWRGVPLDRLFEDVETELDYCMVHSYGGYTTNVPLDELLDGKSWIAFEADGEPLTPEHGGPARLLVPHLYFWKSAKWVRGIVMQSDDEPGFWENAGYNLHGDPWKEERYW, from the coding sequence ATGGCCACGTTCACCCGCGGGTTCGGCGGTCGACGCGACGACCGCGACGACACCCGCATCCCGCCCGGTCAGACCCTGGTCCGCGACTGGCCCGTCCTGTCCGCCGGAGCGACGCCCGACATCGAGCCGACCGACTGGGCCTTCTCGATCCGCACCGAGTCCGGCCTGCACCAGTGGACCTGGGACGAGGTGCACGCGCTCGGCGTCGAGGACGTCACCGTCGACATCCACTGCGTCACGCACTGGACCAAGCTCGACATGCCGTGGCGGGGTGTCCCGCTCGACCGCCTGTTCGAGGACGTCGAGACCGAACTCGACTACTGCATGGTGCACAGCTACGGCGGGTACACGACCAACGTCCCGCTCGACGAGCTGCTCGACGGCAAGTCCTGGATCGCGTTCGAGGCCGACGGCGAGCCCCTGACGCCCGAGCACGGCGGGCCCGCCCGCCTGCTGGTGCCCCACCTGTACTTCTGGAAGAGCGCCAAGTGGGTGCGCGGCATCGTCATGCAGTCCGACGACGAACCCGGCTTCTGGGAGAACGCGGGCTACAACCTGCACGGCGACCCGTGGAAGGAAGAGCGGTACTGGTGA